The sequence CATGGGGCGGGGCGAGAATACCACGATGGTATCGATGAAATCGTCCACCTGATTGCGAAAGAAACTGGCCCGAATTCGCAGGCGGTCGTCCGCGAACCACAATCCGTTTTTTTTGATCCGCAAGCCCACCTCTTTGTTGTGGGCCTTCTCCGGGTCAAGGTTGGGGTTGGGAAGGAAACGGTTGGCACACCCGGGCCCGCAGGTGAAGTGGGTGCCGGAAACGAACAGTTCATTGAGATCCGGGGATCGGAAGGCTTCGTTGTAGGCGAGGCTCAAGCCCAGCCAGTCGGTGAGCCACCACAGCGCGCCCGCCCGGAAAGTGACCTCGCCGGCGCTCCGCTCCAGGTCTCCCCTTTGGCTCTGGCGCTGGTAATAATCCCAGCGTACCCCGCCGAACAGGGTGAGGGGGTCGAAAATCCGCATCTCATCCTGAAGGTAGATCCCAGCCACATCGGATTCGGCATCCGGGAAGCTGGAACGCGGCTCGCCGTTTCGGTCCGCCTTGCCCTGGTCGTGGTAGTAGTCGATGCCGTAGGTCAGGCGCTGGGATACGGCGCCCCACTGTCCCAGGTCAGAGCGGTTGAGCAGGTTGACGCCGGTGGTGGTGAAATCGGTCTCGTCACGCCGGCGGTTCGCCCTTCGGGTTTTTTCCCGGATGAAAACCTGGTTGTGATAGGCGGTCATGTTGAGATCGAGCCAGGGATGCTGCGGTTGAAAACGATAGTTGAAAATGAAATTGTGCTGTTGGGTTTCCCGGTCCACCAGGGGATTCCCGCTCCCGTCCCGGGACTGGGGGTTGAAGGGCACCTGCTGGTTTTGCCCCAGGCTCTGGGCGGAAAAACTCAGGGAGTGGTCCGGATGGGGGCTGAAACGGAATTTAGCCAGGCCGGAATAGGCATCGAAGCCGGAATGTTCCAGGCGTCCTCGCCCAAGCTGGATGTCCTCGCTGCCCCGGAAGGCAAAATGGAACAGATAATCGAACCGCTCACCCAAGAGTCCATAGACGGCCGCACTGCCCAACCCCTGGTCACTGACGCTTTGAAAGCCGCCTTTGACCTTTGCCCCGAAGCGCTGACCGGGCGCCACCAGATCGACGGCGTCCTTGGTCTGCAAGGAGACCACGCCGCCGATGGCACCGCTGCCCCACAGGGCGGAAACCGGCCCGCGTACGACTTCGACCCGCTTGAGCAGATCGGGATCGATGAACATTCGGCTGTTGTGGCCCCGGACGAAGTTCTGCCGGGCACCATCGAGCAGGTATAAGACCCGTTCGTCACCGATACCCCGGATCACCGTGCGTTGGCCGACATTTCTCGGTCCACCGGCAATGTCGACATTGGGCAGTTCCAGCAGCAGGTCACCGAGATCACCAGCCTGCTCACGCTGGATGGCTTCGCCATCGAGCACTGTGGCCGATTCGGGCAGATCGAGCACGTCATAAGCACCCCGGCTGGCCGTCACCACCATGCCTTCCAGTTGAATCACGTTGGCCGGGGTCTCCGCCCGGGCGGGCCAGGACAGGCCGAGCAGTATCGCCGCTGCCGCACTTTTTTGGTGTATTGGCTTCATGATCGCTTCACCCGAGATCAGCATGCCTTGTTGAAAGGCAAACATAATTACAAAAGCTTATGATAATCATTACTATTCCAATGAATATCCCCTACGGGCACCTTCGCGGCCTGCCGCCGCAACCGCTCGTGGTCGAGCGTCGCCAAACGCTGCCATTGTTCCCGCAGTTTGCCGATGGCGCCCCTCCAATCACCCAGCGCCTCCCGATAGGGCGGACTCAGGATCACACCCAGGTGATAGGCCACTTTTCTGGCCAGTACCGGGCAGGGCCGAAGGGTGTAGCAGGTCATCAAATGTTGGGTGACGGTCATCAGGGCGGTAAAGTCCGGCGCCTGATCCGATTTTGCCGGTGACTGGCTCATGTTTCCCCTCCTGTGACAAAGATCCCGGCCCCTGCCGCAGGGACTGGGAACAGGCTTTCAGCAACAGTGTTCTGACCCGGCGGTGGGTTTCGCGATCGAGACAGCGGAAATCGGCCGCATGCAGCCGACCTTCCCGCAACAACCGCAACACCGTGGCCGGGGACAGTTCCAGTTTCAATCCCGGCTCGACGGTCACGTTTACGGGCGCAGCTATGAAATCGAGACGGCGCGCCACGACGACACCTCGGCGGTGGATTTCCCGGCCAGTGCCTGCAATCCCTGTACGAAGGCGCTCAGGCTCGAGCGGGGCAGCAACAGGCAGGGCTTGCCGTGATGGCGGCACTCCCGTTTGAGGCGGTGGACCGCGTCATGACTGACCCGATCCAGGGGGCACAGGATCCAGTCGGCCTGGGCCACCAGCTCCCTCAGCAAGATGCGGTTGTCCTCCTGACCGCCGTCGTGGTCGATCAATTCCCCCTGCCAGCGCTGAACCAGCCGGCGCAGATTGGCCAGGTGACTTTTGAGGCCGCCGACATACAAAATCCGCCGCCCCTGCAGACTGACCTGCCGTTCTCCTTCCGCCTGGGCGTTCAGTATCCATTCCAGCGCCTGACGTTCCCGCTGTTCCTGCTCTAACCGGGCCTGCAGGGCACGCGCCTTCGCCTGATGTTCCTCCAGGGTCTGTTGCGCCGCCTCCAGACGCAACGTCAGCCGTTCATTGCGCCAGGCCAAGCCTGGAGAAGGAGGAAGTTATGTAGAAGGAAAGACATCGCTGAAACCTTCAGAGCGACCTGACAGGTGCAAGTCCTGTCCGGCCAAGGCTGGCCACCAGCCGGAACCGAGTGTTGCGTGGTCGAGGAGCGATCCCGACTGCGAAGCGTACACAGGGGGCCTGTAGGCCGCGTGATGGAGCCTCGAAAGTACGGAATGCGGAGCCGACGTTGTTGAACGGACGGAAGGCAACAGGGGTGGTGCTGTACTGGCCTGGCATCATCCCTCCGCCGGGGTCGAAGAGCGGGGCATGCAGGGCAAGGGTCGCCCAGGAACCTGGGAGGGCTCGAACACTCCCTGCGGGAAGAGCGGTGCGGGCGCCGTGTGAGAAAAGGTCCAGGCCCATCGGAGCGGTGTCCGGCCGATGGGAGCGAACGGGACACGAAGCAGGGTACCGGCGCGCGAAGGCGACGAAGCGCGCTGGGAAGGTGATCGAGCAATCGGAGCCTGCCGATAGTACCTGGGAAGTCGGGGAACCTGCCCCAAGGGACCCGATGGAGGGAAGCGGCAGGTCGGACGATGGGGCTTTCGGAGGGACAGATGGCCGGGACATCGAGCCAGGAGAACATCTCAACACGACAACGGAAGCTAGCGGAACTGGCCCGGATCGAACCGAAGCTGGAACTGACCACGATTGCCCACCACATCGACGTGGTGTGGCTGGAAGAAGCCTGGCGGCGCACCCGCAAGGACGGGGCCGCCGGGGTGGACGGCGTGACTGCATCCCAATACGCAGCCGACTTAGAGGAGAACCTGACGCGCCTGCTGGAACGGTTCAAGACCGGCCGGTATCGGGCGCCTGCGGTACGGCGCGTCCACCTGCCCAAGCCGGGAACGGGAAAGACCCGCCCGATCGGCATTCCCACGCTGGAAGACAAGGTGCTGCAACGGGCGGTGCTGATGGCGCTGGAACCCATCTTCGAGCAGGACTTTCTCGACTGCGCCTACGGGTTCCGGCCCGGACGCAGTGCCCACCAGGCCCTGGAGAGGCTATGGGGCGGGCTGATGGCCATGGGCGGTGGCTGGGTCATCGACCTGGACATCCAAAACTTCTTCGACGACGTGGACCGGGACCGGCTGCGGAACTTTCTGGGGCAGAGGGTGCGCGACGGCGTGATCTGCCGCGCGATTGGTAAATGGCTGAATGCCGGCGTCATGGAGAGCGGACAGCTTCACTACCCCGAACAAGGGACACCGCAAGGTGGGGTGATCTCCCCACTGCTGGCCAACCTCTACCTGCATCACGTGCTCGACCTGTGGTTCGAGCAGACGGTCAAACCGCGACTGCAAGGCAGCGCCTTCGAAGTCCGGTTCGCCGACGATGCGGTCCTGGTGTTCGAACGGGAAGAAGACGCCCGGCGGGTATTGGCCGTTCTGGGCAAGCGCCTGGCCAAATACGGCCTGCGCCTGCACCCGGACAAAACCCGCCTGCTCGACTTCAGAAAACCCGGACGGAAAGGCCAGAGCTTCCAATACCTGGGATTCACCCACTACTGGGGACGCTCAGGGAAAGGGCGTTGGGTCGTCAAACGCAAGACCGCCCAAGCCCGGCTCAGCCGCTCCCTGCAGGCGATCAACCACTGGTGCCGGATGCACCGCCACTGGCCGGTTGCAGACCAACAAGCGGCCCTGAGCCGCAAACTCAAGGGGCATTATGCCTACTATGGGATCGTCGGCAACAGCCAATCGCTGGCCCGCTTCCTGTACGAGGTCAGACGGCGCTGGTACAAATGGTTGTCCCGCCGCAACCGGGAACGGATGAACTGGGACCATTTTGGGCGGCTGTACAAACGATACCCACTCCCCCCACCGCGCGTGGTTCACGGAATTGCCCGTTGCGTAGCGACGCCATAGTCCGAGGAGCCGGATGCCTTAATGGGGCACGTCCGGATCTGTGGGAACCGCGGGTGAGCAATCGCCCGCGGTCACCCGGCCAGCGGGCAGCCAAGCGGTGGCAGTCAGCGAGGGCTTCGTCGAGGCGTTTTTGCAGGCGGGCGTGCGCCTCTCCGGTTTCCACGTTACGCAACCGCTGTTCCGTCGCCTGGAGGCGGTGGCTCAATGCCGCCAAATCCCGGAGTTGATGCCGGAGTTCCATGAGTTCCTTTTCTTTCGCCTGCAGACGACGCTGGGCGTCGCTGCGGGTTTTGTGCAACTCCCGTTGCAGACGGGGCACCAAATGTCGGTAGCGGTTGAAGCGTTCCATATCGATGCGCAGACTGGCACCTTGCAGGTGCGACAGCATGTGCACATCCCCGAACAAGCGGAACATCAA comes from Methylomarinovum caldicuralii and encodes:
- the ltrA gene encoding group II intron reverse transcriptase/maturase, giving the protein MGLSEGQMAGTSSQENISTRQRKLAELARIEPKLELTTIAHHIDVVWLEEAWRRTRKDGAAGVDGVTASQYAADLEENLTRLLERFKTGRYRAPAVRRVHLPKPGTGKTRPIGIPTLEDKVLQRAVLMALEPIFEQDFLDCAYGFRPGRSAHQALERLWGGLMAMGGGWVIDLDIQNFFDDVDRDRLRNFLGQRVRDGVICRAIGKWLNAGVMESGQLHYPEQGTPQGGVISPLLANLYLHHVLDLWFEQTVKPRLQGSAFEVRFADDAVLVFEREEDARRVLAVLGKRLAKYGLRLHPDKTRLLDFRKPGRKGQSFQYLGFTHYWGRSGKGRWVVKRKTAQARLSRSLQAINHWCRMHRHWPVADQQAALSRKLKGHYAYYGIVGNSQSLARFLYEVRRRWYKWLSRRNRERMNWDHFGRLYKRYPLPPPRVVHGIARCVATP
- a CDS encoding DUF2325 domain-containing protein, whose protein sequence is MAWRNERLTLRLEAAQQTLEEHQAKARALQARLEQEQRERQALEWILNAQAEGERQVSLQGRRILYVGGLKSHLANLRRLVQRWQGELIDHDGGQEDNRILLRELVAQADWILCPLDRVSHDAVHRLKRECRHHGKPCLLLPRSSLSAFVQGLQALAGKSTAEVSSWRAVSIS
- a CDS encoding TonB-dependent hemoglobin/transferrin/lactoferrin family receptor, with translation MKPIHQKSAAAAILLGLSWPARAETPANVIQLEGMVVTASRGAYDVLDLPESATVLDGEAIQREQAGDLGDLLLELPNVDIAGGPRNVGQRTVIRGIGDERVLYLLDGARQNFVRGHNSRMFIDPDLLKRVEVVRGPVSALWGSGAIGGVVSLQTKDAVDLVAPGQRFGAKVKGGFQSVSDQGLGSAAVYGLLGERFDYLFHFAFRGSEDIQLGRGRLEHSGFDAYSGLAKFRFSPHPDHSLSFSAQSLGQNQQVPFNPQSRDGSGNPLVDRETQQHNFIFNYRFQPQHPWLDLNMTAYHNQVFIREKTRRANRRRDETDFTTTGVNLLNRSDLGQWGAVSQRLTYGIDYYHDQGKADRNGEPRSSFPDAESDVAGIYLQDEMRIFDPLTLFGGVRWDYYQRQSQRGDLERSAGEVTFRAGALWWLTDWLGLSLAYNEAFRSPDLNELFVSGTHFTCGPGCANRFLPNPNLDPEKAHNKEVGLRIKKNGLWFADDRLRIRASFFRNQVDDFIDTIVVFSPRPMPPLNPGPGGFTTHRNVRDAELEGFEAELNYQQRYAWLGFAYSQTRGRDKTEHRPLANVAPDEWVIQAGLRHPELGLSLGWRTRIVEDQDRVPAGIEDTPGFTVHDLRLSWQPRHKALAGLRADFAIDNLGDRDYREHLSLLKSPGRNFKINLSYRF